The Saccharothrix violaceirubra genome segment CGGGTGGGACGTGGCGTGCGCGCACCTGTCCCCCGCCCTGTTCCCGGACGAGGACGTGGCGTTCTGGCGGGCGCTGCGCGACCTGTTCGGCCGCTGCTGGGTCGCGTCCGGCGAGCTGTACCGGCCCTGATGGCACGATCGCGCACATGACCGATCTGGACGCGTGGTGGGACGAGGCCGTCGCGGTGCTCGGTGGCACGGTGGACGCGGGTGACCTGGCCGAACGCTATGCCGAGCCGCACCGGGGCTACCACAATGCCGATCACGTGCGGGCCGTCGTCCGGGACGTGCTCGACCTCGCGGCCGACCGCTCACGCGAAGAACGGGCCGTGCTGGTCCTGGCCGCGTTGGCGCACGACGTGGTCTACGACGGTGTGCCCGGTCAGGACGAACGCCGCAGCGCCGAGTGGGTCCGCGCACGCCTGGACGTGCCCGAGCGCGACCGGGTCGCGGAGATCGTCCTGGCCACGGTCGACCACCGGGCCGACGACGACCTGACCACGCTGCTGCTCGACGCCGACCTGGCCGTGCTGGGCGGGGACACCGAGAGCTACGAGCGCTACCGCCGGGCGGTGCGGGCCGAGTACGCGCACGTCACGGACGAGGCGTGGCGCGAAGGACGGGCGAAGGTGCTGGAGTCGCTGCTGGGCCGCGATCCGCTCTAC includes the following:
- a CDS encoding HD domain-containing protein, giving the protein MTDLDAWWDEAVAVLGGTVDAGDLAERYAEPHRGYHNADHVRAVVRDVLDLAADRSREERAVLVLAALAHDVVYDGVPGQDERRSAEWVRARLDVPERDRVAEIVLATVDHRADDDLTTLLLDADLAVLGGDTESYERYRRAVRAEYAHVTDEAWREGRAKVLESLLGRDPLYRSDRARARWEARARVNLAKELSDLR